Proteins found in one Patagioenas fasciata isolate bPatFas1 chromosome 13, bPatFas1.hap1, whole genome shotgun sequence genomic segment:
- the HSBP1 gene encoding heat shock factor-binding protein 1 — MAETDPKTVQDLTAVVQTLLQQMQDKFQTMSDQIIGRIDDMSCRIDDLEKNIADLMTQAGVEELEGENKTPAANKS, encoded by the exons ATGGCCGAGACCGACCCCAAGACCGTCCAGGATCTCACCGCCGTG gTGCAGACATTGCTTCAGCAAATGCAGGACAAGTTTCAAACCATGTCTGACCAAATAATTGGAAGAA TCGACGACATGAGCTGTCGCATAGATGACCTGGAGAAGAACATAGCAGACCTCATGACACAAGCGGGAGTGGAAGAGTTGGAAGGCGAGAACAAGACCCCGGCCGCTAACAAGAGTTAA